ATCACGTCGCGACCCTCGAGGGTAGCTTCCATGGCGACCTCGTCGGCCCGCGTCTCGACGTCGTCACAGACGACGTAGTCGGCGTCCGCAGGGACCTCGGGCTCCGTCGCGGTGCCACCGTTCGGATCGGCGTCCGAGAGCGCGGCGAGTCGCGAGGCGAACCCGATCGTGACGCCGTCGACGGTCTCCGATCGAGCCGACGCGGAGCCGCCGGGATCGAAGACCGGTCCGTCGAACGCCCGGCGAAGTCGGCTGATCGTCCGGACGTCCATCCCGTCGCGGACGACGGCGACGAGATCGGGGTCGAACACGGTGAGAACGTCGGCCAGTCGCTCCGCCGCAGGCGGGCCGCCGGCCGGTCCGGCGAGCGCGTCACAGCGCACGGCGAGCACCGCCGCGCCCGCGTCGTGTTCGACGGTCATACGCCTACGGTGAGAGCGATCGCTGAAAAGCGTTTGCGATGGGATGAGCGTGACGGACCGCCGAGGGCCACAGTCGGCGCGGGCGGCCGTCCGACACACTCACTCCGGGATTGGCCGCCGCGTGTCCACCACGCGCACGCCCCGTCCGGCGACGCGGATCTCCGCCCATCCCGGCAGTTCGTCCGGGTCGATCGGGACGAGCATGAGCAGGGCACCGTCGCCGGTCCCGACGAGTCGTCGCTCCGGCGATCGCTGTCGCATGCACCGGTTCCACTCCCCGGTACTGAGTCGTCTCCGCACCTGCCACTCGGTATAGTATCGGCCGTTCGACCCCGCGAAGAGCGCGTCGACCGGCACGTTCACTGACACGCGTCGGTCACCTCCAGCCACGCCGTCGGCCCTCGCCTACGTCGAATCGGCCGTCGCCTACGTCGAAACACCATTCATTCCCGGTCGAACGATGAGCGGATGACCGGATCGGTGCTCGGGTTCACATACGAGACCTTTAAGATTCCGTGACTATCACGACTGCCTGAACGCCGCCGGATCATCGAAGAGGTCGGCACGTAGTTCGGATCCAATCACTCCGGAAGTTCATACACCCTTATGTATTGTAGATTTGAATCAAGAGTATGTCCGCTCTGCAATCCCTTCGGCCTGCGATTAGCGGCGTGGTTCGGAACCCGATCCTGCTGGTCATTACGGGCCTCTACGGGCTCGTCCAGCTGCCACAACTGGCCCTGCAGGAACAGGATCCGCTGCTGGCGACTGCAGTCTCGCTGGGGGTGACCGGTCTGATGATCTTTCTGCTGCCGTTCTTCCAGGGCGGGGTCATCGGGATGGCCAGCGAAGCGATCGCCGGCCGAACGACCCTCGGAACGCTCCTCCGATCGGGCAAGTCGAATTACGTCTCCTTGCTGCTGGCGTATTTCGTCTTGCTCGCGGTGAACTTCGCGTTCGGCATGTTCGTCTTCTTCGGCATCCTGATCGGCGGCGTGAGCGTCGTCGCCGGCGGCGGCGAGCCGGGAATCGCCGTGCTCGCAGTGCTGGGGCTCTTCGGGCTCGTGGCGCTCCTCGGCTACCTGCTGGTGACCTTCTTCGTCCAGTTTTACGCCCACGCGATCGTCCTCAGCGATACCGATCTCGTCGGCGGCTTCAAGACGAGCGTCGGTCTCGTCCGGGACAACATCCTGAGCGTCGTCGGCTACACGGCCGTTCTTCTGTGCGGCAGTGCGATCCTCGGCGGCGTCGGCGTGGGGGCGTCGTTCCTCTTCACCGCCGACCAGTCGACCGGGGTACCCGTTCCCGAACTCTCGCTTCCGGTGCTCGTCGCTGCCGGGGTCGCGTATCTGGTCGCGGTTGCGATCGGCGGCGCGTTCTACGCGACGTACTCGGTCGCGTTCTACCAGAATATCCGGTCCGACGATCGGCGACCGTCGACGACCGGGTACTGACGGGGTCCGGTCGGATCGTCAGTCTCGCCGGTAGTACGCGACGACGGCGTCGAACAGTTTCGCCTCCGCGCGGCGGCGGTGGTCCTCCGCCGTCCGCCGATCGATCCCGACGGTCTCGGCGATGGCCGCCATCGACGTCTCCCGCGGCGACTGGTAGTAGCCGCGCTCGACGGCCAGGGTGAACACCTGCTGCTGGCGCTTCGTGAGCGACGGCAACACGCGATCGAGTCCGAGCGGAGACTCGGCCGCCACCCCGTCGACGTCCGGGTCGAGGGCGCGCTTCTCGGCGACGGTCACGTCGAACGCGTCCTGGAGCGACCGGTAGAGGGCCGTGAGCCGATCGGCCGACAGCGCGAGCACGCGACAGCACCGCGTGCCCGCCTCGTACCGAAGCGGCGGGAGGAGGACGCACCCGCTGTCGGCGAGGTGGGCGTCGACGGTCGGTTCGTCCGTCCCGCGAACGCAGTCGGTCGTGACGACGACCGCGCGATCGCCCGCCACCAGCGCGTCGTCGACGCCCGCGATCTCGTCGACGCGGTCGCAGATCCGATCGACGTCGTCCGGCGACCCGCGGACGCGCAACAGGTCTGCGTGGTCGTTACACCAGAGCGCGATCGTCGCGTCGAACTCGTCGGTGATCGCCGCGAAGCCGCCCGTTCCCGACAGGCGAAAGGTGACCTCGTGCACGGGGTCGATATCGGCGGCCAGTAATAAAAGCATAGGCGCATGCCCACCACACGGCCTTGGAACTGAGTGACGAACTCCGACGCATGCAGGAGTCCGATTCCCGCGACTCGCCGATCGGTGAGCCCAGCGACCAGTGGCGCGAGTACCGTGGCGCGCCGACCGGGACCGATCGGGAGTGTCGCGGCTGGCGCCAAGAAGCCGCGCTACGCATGCTGAACAACAACCTCGACCCCGAGGTGGCCGAGAATCCCGAAGACCTGGTCGTCTACGGGGGAACCGGTCGCGCGGCCCGATCGTGGGACGCCTACGACGCGATCTGTGCGGAACTGCGCGACCTGGGCGAGGAGGAGACGCTACTCGTCCAGTCCGGCAAGCCCGTCGGCCGGTTCGAAACCCACGAGCGAGCGCCACGCGTGTTGATCGCCAACTCCAACCTCGTGGGCAAGTGGGACGACTGGGAACACTTCCACGAACTCGAGGCGAAGGGACTGATCATGTACGGCCAGATGACCGCCGGCTCGTGGGCCTACATCGGCACGCAGGGGATCATCCAGGGGACCTACGAGACGCTCGCGGAGCTGTCGACCCAGCACTACCCCGACACCGAGGGGTTACAGGGCAAGATCGTCGTCACGGGCGGCCTCGGCGGCATGGGCGGCGCGCAACCGCTCGCGGTAACGATGAACGGCGGCGTCTGCATCGCCGCGGAGGTCGACGAAGCGCGGATCGATCGCCGTCTGGAGACGGACTACTGCCAGGAGAAGACCGACGACCTGGACGCGGCGATCGAACGCGCCGAAGCCGCGGCCGAGGCCGGAGAACCCTACAGCGTCGGCGTCCACGTGAACGCCGCTGACATGCTCGAAGCCATGCTCGATCGGGGGTTCGTCCCGGACGTGGTGACCGACCAGACGAGCGCCCACGACGAACTCGAGGGGTACTACCCGTCCGGCTACACCGTCCCGGAGGCCGATCGGCTCCGAGAGGACGATCCCGACGAGTACGTCGCGGAGAGTCTCGCGACGATGGAACGGCACGTCGACGCGATCCTCGAGATGCAGGACGCGGGCGCGATCGCGTTCGAGTACGGGAACAACATCCGGGGACAGGTCGCCGACCACTGCGATCACGACGCGGCGTTCGACTATCCCGGGTTCGTCCCCGCGTACATCCGGCCGCTGTTCTGCCGCGGGAAGGGACCGTTCCGCTGGGTCGCACTGTCGGGCGAGCCGGCGGACATCCACCGGACCGACGAGGCGGTCAAAGCGCTGTTCCCGGAGAAAGAGCACCTGCACCGCTGGATCGATCTCGCACAGGAACGCGTCGCGTTCCAGGGACTCCCGTCGCGGGTGTGCTGGCTGGGATACCAGTCAGGCGACGATCCCGACGGACTTACCGAGCGCGCACGCTTCGCGCTCCGGATCAACGACCTCGTCGCCGACGGGGAGATTGCAGCGCCGATCGTCGTCACGCGGGACCACCTCGACGCGGGTTCGGTCGCGAGTCCGAACCGGGAGACGGAAGCCATGCAAGACGGCTCCGACGCGGTGGCCGACTGGCCGATCCTGAACGCCCTGCTCAACTGTGCGGCGGGGGCGGACATCGTGAGCGTCCACGACGGCGGCGGGGTCGGGATCGGTAACGCGATCCACGCGAACAACCACGTGGTCCTCGACGGGAGCGACCTCGCGGCGGAGAAAGCCCGCCGCGTCTTCACTGCCGACCCGGGAATGGGCGTCGTCCGCCACGCCGACGCCGGCTACGAGGCCGCGATCGAGGAGGCCAGCGAGTCGGGCGTACACGTCCCGATGGAGGACCGCGAATGACGGTGAACGGGGCGACGTTCGTCACTCATCCCGACTGGGCCGACGCCGGCGGGTGGAACGGCGCGGCGCGATCGGCCGATCCGAACGACGAACTGTTCGGCCACGTCGTCGCCGACGTGGCGCTGGACCGAGTTGACGAGGCCGGCGTCGACGCGGTGCTCGTCGGCGAACCCTACGACGGTGCCGTCATCGGCCGCCGAGGAGCGCGCGAGGCCCCCGTCGAGATCCGCCGCTCGCTCGCGCGGACGAAGACCCACCACGTCGACGGCGGGCCGGTCCGATCGATCGGCGACCTCGGGGACCTCTGCTCGCTGGTCGCGGCCGACGATCACGAGCGCGGTGACGACGATCGACCCGTCCGCGCGGTCCAGACCGACGTACGGACGGCGACCGATCGCGTCCACGATGCCGACCCGCTCCCGGTCTTCCTCGGCGGCGACAACTCGCTCACGTATCCAAACGTCGCGCCCCTGCTCGATCGGGGGTCGGTCGGCGTGGTCAGCCTCGACGCCCACTTCGACGTGCGCGAGGTCAGGAACGGCGCGGGCCCGTCGAGCGGCACCCCCTACCGCCAGCTCTTCGAGGCGGGTCTCGATCGGTACGCCTGTCTCGGCGCGCGACACTTCGAGAATTCGACGGCGTACCACGAGTTCGTTCGCGAACGCGGTGGCGAGATCGTCACCGCCGAGGAGGTCGAAGACAATCCCGTAGACGCCACGATGCGGGCGCTCGACGCGATGGACGACGTCGATCGGCTCTACGTCAGCGTCGACTGTGACGTGCTCGACGCGAGCGCCGCACCGGGAGTGAGCGCGCCGACGCCGGGCGGGATCACGTCCCGGGAACTGTTCCGCTGTCTCCGAGTC
This genomic stretch from Halosolutus amylolyticus harbors:
- a CDS encoding helix-turn-helix domain-containing protein; this encodes MHEVTFRLSGTGGFAAITDEFDATIALWCNDHADLLRVRGSPDDVDRICDRVDEIAGVDDALVAGDRAVVVTTDCVRGTDEPTVDAHLADSGCVLLPPLRYEAGTRCCRVLALSADRLTALYRSLQDAFDVTVAEKRALDPDVDGVAAESPLGLDRVLPSLTKRQQQVFTLAVERGYYQSPRETSMAAIAETVGIDRRTAEDHRRRAEAKLFDAVVAYYRRD
- the hutG gene encoding formimidoylglutamase; the encoded protein is MTVNGATFVTHPDWADAGGWNGAARSADPNDELFGHVVADVALDRVDEAGVDAVLVGEPYDGAVIGRRGAREAPVEIRRSLARTKTHHVDGGPVRSIGDLGDLCSLVAADDHERGDDDRPVRAVQTDVRTATDRVHDADPLPVFLGGDNSLTYPNVAPLLDRGSVGVVSLDAHFDVREVRNGAGPSSGTPYRQLFEAGLDRYACLGARHFENSTAYHEFVRERGGEIVTAEEVEDNPVDATMRALDAMDDVDRLYVSVDCDVLDASAAPGVSAPTPGGITSRELFRCLRVLAGDDRLAGVEVVECAPPLDRDGLTVDAAARAVAHALAGYVEGRR
- the hutU gene encoding urocanate hydratase, whose protein sequence is MQESDSRDSPIGEPSDQWREYRGAPTGTDRECRGWRQEAALRMLNNNLDPEVAENPEDLVVYGGTGRAARSWDAYDAICAELRDLGEEETLLVQSGKPVGRFETHERAPRVLIANSNLVGKWDDWEHFHELEAKGLIMYGQMTAGSWAYIGTQGIIQGTYETLAELSTQHYPDTEGLQGKIVVTGGLGGMGGAQPLAVTMNGGVCIAAEVDEARIDRRLETDYCQEKTDDLDAAIERAEAAAEAGEPYSVGVHVNAADMLEAMLDRGFVPDVVTDQTSAHDELEGYYPSGYTVPEADRLREDDPDEYVAESLATMERHVDAILEMQDAGAIAFEYGNNIRGQVADHCDHDAAFDYPGFVPAYIRPLFCRGKGPFRWVALSGEPADIHRTDEAVKALFPEKEHLHRWIDLAQERVAFQGLPSRVCWLGYQSGDDPDGLTERARFALRINDLVADGEIAAPIVVTRDHLDAGSVASPNRETEAMQDGSDAVADWPILNALLNCAAGADIVSVHDGGGVGIGNAIHANNHVVLDGSDLAAEKARRVFTADPGMGVVRHADAGYEAAIEEASESGVHVPMEDRE